The DNA window TCCGTCCTGTACATCCACCTGGATGAAAAAGGGACTAAGTAATCGCAGGACGCTCAGGGAGAAAAGATTTACATGGTCACTAGTGATCACATTTCCATTCTCCCTGCCCTCTCAGTGCCAAAAAGAGGGGCTAAGTGAAGCAGTGATCTGGGGTAGATTAGGATTGGTGCTTTGCTACATCGGGGGAACAACCAGGCCCGTCATCgctggagagaaaaaaatatacaaaatctATGATTCTAATCAATCAGGTCTTGCATTATTGTACATCCAGCTTTCTGTCTTGTTCAGTCATAGCTTTCGAGTGGTTAGTATTAGGGGTTAGACTGCATTCGTAAGTTCAGAGAGGGGGGTCAGATAATGAGTTGGGTGGCTACCTCTGAAGCTGTTCCCCCCTGAGGCAGGGCaggcaggagagggagagcCCTGGGGCCTGAGGACAGGAGCAAAAGCACTCTTCTGTTTAGCGGCAGAcgggaaggaggagaagggcagtagagatgaggaggagctggagctcCCTGGTATAGTGGGACTGGAGGGCATTACTGTggaacagagagcagcagtcAGTCTCGAGTCAGATTAGGCACTGGCAaaataattaacacattaaTTTATTGCCAAGTCCTTAAGATCTTACTGTAGGGGGAGCTTGTTGGGGAGGCACTGCTAAAACCAGGAGAACCAGGAACTCCCAGGCTGGTCATGGGAACTGTCCCATACCCTCCAGTCATCCCGCCGCTGCCGCCATAGCTTGATTGCTGAGGAGTGGAGGCTGACGGGTATCCTCTTGGAGACAAACTGCTTGAGTTTCTAATGTAACCTGgagggaaataaaaatattggGTGAGATCTGAAATTCATTAGAGATTGAAGCAGGGCCACTGAAAAATGTATGGCTTGATCTTCTAACCTTGGCTGCTCTGTCCTGGCTCCCCAATGCTAACGCCGAGCTGAGAGGGGTAAGAGCCCAGGCCCATGACACTGCCATGGGCTGGTGAGCTGGGCAGCGCCTGCAACTGACTGTGAGGACGGGGAACACTGTAGAGTGCCTCGGCAATGTCAGCTGCACGTTTTAGGAGCATGTCCTATGAAAACAAGAGTCAGCAATTGGTCAGTCTCACAGATCCAGAAAGAAAAGCTCCTAAGATGTTACCAGTATTAACTCacatataattaattaaaaggtGCACCCAGTAAGCAGGAAGTCATGCATACTATCACTGTACTACTGACAATTTTCTTTCTTATGCTGATGCATTCAAGGATTTACTGTAAACACCAACATCTGAGAACTGAACatgtgtaaaacacactgttgtgtTGAAGCTTTTTCAGACACGTTTACACTGGAAAGTTTTTCAGAAGCGTACACTATGAATACGTAATCGGCAACAATGTGCACTGGTTTAGTCTTTTAAATATCTCCGTGTTCTGTGTaaacaatgtctttttttatacaCCTGGGATGCTGTATTAAACATTGCTGTGTTTACCTGATTACTGTGAGGATTTCCATACAGAGCCTCCACAAGATCGGCTGCCCTTTTCAGGAGGATTTCCTGCAAACAACAGAATTCATTTTATTCTCCTACATTTGTTGCTACAACGTCTGAATAATGTTGTTGCATGCAAAGTTTCTGCAAAATGATCATGAGCATAGAAAGGTCATTTATTATTTGAGTCTCTTACCTTGGCTAGTTTTTCTGGGTCCCCAGGATGTCGAGGAATGACCTTCTGAAGACGCTGGAAACCATAATCTATAGTTGGCTCGTTAAGGgctaaaaaaaatgtaaaagaaacgTATCAAACCTGAATCACAGTTCATCAAATGATCATATTTAAACTCTTTAAGCTGATTATTATAGCTAAGGAGAACTCAGTACCTGTGTATATGAAGCGCCCAGGTGCTCCTTTGCAGAACTGTTTAGATTTATAAGACAGTGTGACCTCCACAACCCCAGGGATGTGTCGAGGAGGTGTCTGGACGCGTATAGCGTGTGGTGTGATCAGCTGAGGATACAGGACAGAAATCACAtcagaacaaaaccaaaaacagcagaaaaatattCCTCTGAGTCATTCAAACAATATATACATTATTTCAAATATACTTTTGACTCTACAGTCATTAGTGAGATGTTATAAAGACAATTCCTACCTCACTCCACACCAGCATGCTGCCAAACACGACCTGCAACCCGTCAAAGAAATTCTCCCCAATGACAATGACCATGGCCCCACCGGTGGTCCAGCCCTCACTGGGACTTATGGCTTTGATACACGGGGTAGCTAGACAGGTGAGCAAAGCAAGATTAGCACTTAAGTACAGTTCATAGTAAATTTACTCAGTTACTTTCCACCAGGTAGATGTTATTGGATGACACACTTctattacattttgttttacatgctTGAAGATGTGCATTTAAGACAAAACATTAGTACCACCTATGTTTTATGTGAGGACCAGAGtttaattaatgcattaattaCCTCAGTTAATGGCATATGTTTGATATATCACGGTGATTATGAATGGACACTAGGCAACTCAAGCAACTCAAGTAGCTGCTGGAGTGCTTTGAATAAATATATTCTGTGTTTCTAGTGTGAATGATGAAGTAGATATGTaaggaaatttaaaaaaagataaatggtGTGTGTCATTTTAGCGTTGTAGTGTCTGTGTCTTACCGTATTCCATGGTATTCTCGACAGACTCGCCTGGCTCCAGCCTGCGGGCCCTCCGACCATGTTTTGAGTTGTTGTGGACGAACATGTTGTCAGACACTGCTAAGACGTGGCCGTCTACACTCACAGTGCTGGACAAGACCACCTGAAAGAGATGACAAGAGCCAAGAGGAAGATACATGAGTATGGATGCATGACTTGGACAGCACGCTGCGAGTCTCAGTCTCTGGTTACAATAGCAAAATCCCCGAGCAACAATTTGTTTCGGCATACAGGTGATAGTAATATTTCTTAATAGGTAATGTGACATCTCGGGGATCTTCATAATATGTTTGCATTCTAGTGATGACACTGCTCGTACACCCCTCCACTCCTCCATCAGGTCTCCATATGGCCTCACTGCCTCTTGCCTAACTTTTTGATTCATGCAGCATGCAGCAGGCACATCGTTGTCTCCTCCTGATCCTTCAATGACACCAAGCATATGGACTAAATCTCCAATTTTAGCCGGCTGTTAAAGTAGTGCATGATATATAGTGGCCCTAATTTGATTTTCTGGccacagcatgtgtgtgtcccttCCCACATCTGTCTCACGTAGATGACACACATATAATTAATGGAAGGGTACATGTAGGTTTTCCTCTTTAGATATTTATAGGGTCTATAGTTTATACAATTTTGAGTCTGGGTTTGCGTGTATATTTAAATGGACAGGATTTTGACAGTTTAACAGGCAAAGGAATCAATCGAGAAAAAGTCAGATTTATCTGATTTCTATTTAATTCAAATAGtaaattaattagcatttttaaatatactttttttaaaaatcatactgcaaaaataaaaccatgcaCTACCTTTTGAAATAAACACATGGCAGTAATTTTGCAGGTGAAAGAacataagaaagaaaaggaggaaaagcaTATGTGCAATAGGTGGTGGACGGGGAGGGGAACCTAAAGGAAAATAACTGTAAATTATCGATCAAGCAGCAGACTCCTGTCCAGCTCCAATCACCTTTTAACCCAGAGATGAGAGTCTTGGAGCGCCTGTGTGCTCATAACTTCTCAGCATGTGTCACATCGCAGGAGTTAAAGCAAACAAGgtagaagacagagagagcacgaagaagaggaaaggacagagagtttgagagggagaaagaaaatgcCAGACAAGGGCTGCTGGTGCTGAAAGACGGCAGAGGAAGTGAGGCGGGAGTGTCCCTTGTGACCACTTCCTGGGTCACGGAGCATGACCTTCTCCATCTGGAGCCAATCAGTCAATTCTTGACAACTTCCTGAAACACCTCAACCTATTTCCTGCACTCCAGCACCCCAAAAACCAAGTCTCCCACATATCTAGCTTCTTTCGTTTGTCTTTCCAGCTGTCTGAATCCTTATTGATTTTTAACTTTCACCCTTAACTCCCTCCTCTATGTCTGCCAATGGAAAAACTTTTGTTACAGCTTGTAAAATAAACTTTAGAATGGACAAACATTAACTATTAAATTATTCTACTTGGATGAAAGGACATAAAGGGAGTATTTTTTGCATGACTATAACATATTTTCTCAAAACTAACTTGGTTCCCATATTCAGTCCCACCTCTCGTCTTTCgactcacacacaagcacacgtAGGCATTTTCTTGCTATTTTTTTGTACCTGAAATCTCCTCATATCCCTCGGGTTTCCTGCTGTCTTCAGACAATTCTGGTTGCATTTTAGGAAAAACTTCAAGAAAAACCTGCAAAGGTAAAAAGGACACATGTTTATACATCATCAACTGAGAAATCACATGAAAGAATCATGTATATAATTGTTTGCAGCTAGCAGTCAAAGGAGACTAATTATTTTTCAGAGACAGGCCACGTGGatggtgtgtgcatgtttgtgaacATCAGCATGATTACAGCTCTGACATCAATCCCAGCTGTTTAGCATAGCATTAAAGTCTGTGTTGTTACACTTTAAATCAAGTGATGAGAATATGAAGCACAGTCCGGTGAAAGACACTGCTGTGTTTCAAAGTAAACTGAAGACAGTGATGTATGCCAGAGGACTCAGGGGACTGTGGTATCCCGCAATGCTGTATTTGAACCCCCACATGGGAATGGAGAGGGAAACGAAGTAGAGACAACTACAGAGAAAGTGAAATGAGGAGGTGGAAAGAGGAAGGTAGTGACAGAGGCACAGGCGCTGGTATGGACATGAATTTTGTTTTCAAGTATATGTGTCTCATTATGTATGTGAGCTTACTTTTGAGTGTGactgtggagacagagagaaggagacagagagaggggtgCTGATAGCCTCTGCTACACCAAAGAAAACCTGAGAGAAAGGTGGAATAAATAGCAGAGAGAAAGACTACGGAGAGAGACTCCAAATCCCAGGTGTACACAGTTCGGCAACATAGCTCGCTGCCATGGCAACGCAGCTCTGCCGCAATCCCAAAGTCCCCATGCTGAGAGGCAAAGACACCGATGGGAAAGAGAAGGCAACAACAAGAACACATTCCATCACTGAAATACAGCGAGAAGGGAGGAGAGACACTTGGCAAGGTGAGATGCAGGAAAGTGTATAAAGAGGGCAGGTGCAGGCGAGACTGAGAAGATCCATAACGTTCGCGGAGAAAAGAAATTAGGCAGAAACaatgtgttaaaacaaaaaaaaaaaagaaaaacaagcccTTGAGCCAGATGTCCACTTCTTTTCACAGGGAACACAACTCTGTCTTCCCTGTGAAAAATACATCCATTAATGTTCcagttaaacaaacaacaacagcgcAGAAGAAAAATGCTGCAGAGGGAGGCAGCGGTTTTAGGCTATACAGTATGGGTAGCTTCAATCCCACCCACACTGTGCTCTCTGCAAATATAAGTCATCTTAATAGAGAGCAGTTGTTTGGAGAGGAACTTCATATTGGCCCCACAGCCCTGAACCCTCCCATCGAATACTAATCTCTCCTTCATTCTGTCAACTTTTACTCGCTATTCTTCCATCACTCGCTCCAGCTTCCTCCCTTGCGAACAGGACCTGGCTTGCAACTGGCTCTCAGTTCCACCAGGGTGTCCAATATTTCTTGTTTCATCGG is part of the Anabas testudineus chromosome 9, fAnaTes1.2, whole genome shotgun sequence genome and encodes:
- the ebf2 gene encoding transcription factor COE2 isoform X4 yields the protein MFGIQEHLVREVNGSKERSLGEEMDPVRSWVRNVGVVDANVAAQSGVALSRAHFEKQPPSNLRKSNFFHFVLALYDRHGQPVEVERTAFVDFVEHEKTGEKTNNGTHYKLQLLYSNGVRTEQDLYARLIDSVTKQPISYEGQNKNPEMCRVLLTHEVMCSRCCEKKSCGNRNETPSDPVIIDRFFLKFFLKCNQNCLKTAGNPRDMRRFQVVLSSTVSVDGHVLAVSDNMFVHNNSKHGRRARRLEPGESVENTMEYATPCIKAISPSEGWTTGGAMVIVIGENFFDGLQVVFGSMLVWSELITPHAIRVQTPPRHIPGVVEVTLSYKSKQFCKGAPGRFIYTALNEPTIDYGFQRLQKVIPRHPGDPEKLAKEILLKRAADLVEALYGNPHSNQDMLLKRAADIAEALYSVPRPHSQLQALPSSPAHGSVMGLGSYPSQLGVSIGEPGQSSQGYIRNSSSLSPRGYPSASTPQQSSYGGSGGMTGGYGTVPMTSLGVPGSPGFSSASPTSSPYIMPSSPTIPGSSSSSSSLLPFSSFPSAAKQKSAFAPVLRPQGSPSPACPASGGNSFRAMTGLVVPPM
- the ebf2 gene encoding transcription factor COE2 isoform X3 produces the protein MFGIQEHLVREVNGSKERSLGEEMDPVRSWVRNVGVVDANVAAQSGVALSRAHFEKQPPSNLRKSNFFHFVLALYDRHGQPVEVERTAFVDFVEHEKEQTGEKTNNGTHYKLQLLYSNGVRTEQDLYARLIDSVTKQPISYEGQNKNPEMCRVLLTHEVMCSRCCEKKSCGNRNETPSDPVIIDRFFLKFFLKCNQNCLKTAGNPRDMRRFQVVLSSTVSVDGHVLAVSDNMFVHNNSKHGRRARRLEPGESVENTMEYATPCIKAISPSEGWTTGGAMVIVIGENFFDGLQVVFGSMLVWSELITPHAIRVQTPPRHIPGVVEVTLSYKSKQFCKGAPGRFIYTALNEPTIDYGFQRLQKVIPRHPGDPEKLAKEILLKRAADLVEALYGNPHSNQDMLLKRAADIAEALYSVPRPHSQLQALPSSPAHGSVMGLGSYPSQLGVSIGEPGQSSQGYIRNSSSLSPRGYPSASTPQQSSYGGSGGMTGGYGTVPMTSLGVPGSPGFSSASPTSSPYIMPSSPTIPGSSSSSSSLLPFSSFPSAAKQKSAFAPVLRPQGSPSPACPASGGNSFRAMTGLVVPPM
- the ebf2 gene encoding transcription factor COE2 isoform X2; the protein is MFGIQEHLVREVNGSKERSLGEEMDPVRSWVRNVGVVDANVAAQSGVALSRAHFEKQPPSNLRKSNFFHFVLALYDRHGQPVEVERTAFVDFVEHEKTGEKTNNGTHYKLQLLYSNGVRTEQDLYARLIDSVTKQPISYEGQNKNPEMCRVLLTHEVMCSRCCEKKSCGNRNETPSDPVIIDRFFLKFFLKCNQNCLKTAGNPRDMRRFQVVLSSTVSVDGHVLAVSDNMFVHNNSKHGRRARRLEPGESVENTMEYATPCIKAISPSEGWTTGGAMVIVIGENFFDGLQVVFGSMLVWSELITPHAIRVQTPPRHIPGVVEVTLSYKSKQFCKGAPGRFIYTALNEPTIDYGFQRLQKVIPRHPGDPEKLAKEILLKRAADLVEALYGNPHSNQDMLLKRAADIAEALYSVPRPHSQLQALPSSPAHGSVMGLGSYPSQLGVSIGEPGQSSQGYIRNSSSLSPRGYPSASTPQQSSYGGSGGMTGGYGTVPMTSLGVPGSPGFSSASPTSSPYIMPSSPTIPGSSSSSSSLLPFSSFPSAAKQKSAFAPVLRPQGSPSPACPASGGNSFRGSHPTHYLTPLSELTNAV
- the ebf2 gene encoding transcription factor COE2 isoform X1; amino-acid sequence: MFGIQEHLVREVNGSKERSLGEEMDPVRSWVRNVGVVDANVAAQSGVALSRAHFEKQPPSNLRKSNFFHFVLALYDRHGQPVEVERTAFVDFVEHEKEQTGEKTNNGTHYKLQLLYSNGVRTEQDLYARLIDSVTKQPISYEGQNKNPEMCRVLLTHEVMCSRCCEKKSCGNRNETPSDPVIIDRFFLKFFLKCNQNCLKTAGNPRDMRRFQVVLSSTVSVDGHVLAVSDNMFVHNNSKHGRRARRLEPGESVENTMEYATPCIKAISPSEGWTTGGAMVIVIGENFFDGLQVVFGSMLVWSELITPHAIRVQTPPRHIPGVVEVTLSYKSKQFCKGAPGRFIYTALNEPTIDYGFQRLQKVIPRHPGDPEKLAKEILLKRAADLVEALYGNPHSNQDMLLKRAADIAEALYSVPRPHSQLQALPSSPAHGSVMGLGSYPSQLGVSIGEPGQSSQGYIRNSSSLSPRGYPSASTPQQSSYGGSGGMTGGYGTVPMTSLGVPGSPGFSSASPTSSPYIMPSSPTIPGSSSSSSSLLPFSSFPSAAKQKSAFAPVLRPQGSPSPACPASGGNSFRGSHPTHYLTPLSELTNAV